TGTATGAGTGTTGGGTAAGGGGGTCTTTGTCTATAAACGTTGAACTTTTATATTGCTTTTCAAAAGAGGTGTTTTGGGTTTCTCCTTGAGAAGAAAGGTATATTCTCCAGTAAAATTAGAGGgggcttccggaacccaggacacccccaccccctctcctagATCCAGCTCCGGTAAGGTAAGGGAAGGTATAATATAGTCATATGAGGTTATTTCATGGACAATCGGGTTGCTTTTACCCTGTGTGAGGTGTGTCCCGAGACAAAACTTTTATTGATGTTTATGTAATATGGGTGCTTATCAATGAGATGGTTCAATGCGCATGtgcatttttctctttttaattCCGTAAAGTGTATTAAttaattgactgattgattaacTGTTGATTAACTGGACTGGTTGATCCATTGGTTGAGTGATTGgttgattatttttttcagACTACAGATTACCGCAGTGTACGAACGGTATTCTGCAAATATCTGAGACAGACCTTCACAAACCGTTCTACTGTGACGGACTGCAGGGCAGAGATTATGTGTACTGGGAGAGAAATGAGGGCCAGGGTGAAACGCATATCGTCGCGTTTTGTCAGAATAAAACCCAAAACTACTCCTGCGATTCTGTAGATAGAGATGTTAGAGTTTCAAGGAATACAAGCACCAGTCAGCTGGTCATTGTGAACTACACCAGGGCTAACTGGGCCAACAGCACACTGACCTGTGTGAGGGAAGATCGTGTGAGGATGGACTCCTGCAGGATCCGTGTCATGTgtaagtaacacacacacacatgcacacacacacacacacacacacacacacacacacacacacacacacacacacacacccgcacacacaaacacacacacatacacacacacacacacatacacacacacacacactgacacacacacacacacacacatacacacacaaacacacacacacgcccgtgCGTACGCACGTgttggtttaaaaaaataaaagcatgCATACTTTCgtcacggagagagagagagagagagagagagagagagagagagagagagagagagagagagagagagagagagagagagagagagagagagagagagagagagagagagagagagagagagagagagagagagagagagagagagagagaggaggtaatacacaccggtacgaccgaacataaggtatcaataaactcctcttgtgcagcgggttgaaagtataccctgatccctcggagatatacctccactccggtctgaacgacctcacgtgacatgttatatggtagaagagcatgctgtcgcttattctccTTCTGAAGATGAGGTATACCCTCAGTTCGgttagactgaaacgatgctcaagcagtggaatttgtgtgtggtttgtttcagagcaaaatgttaTTTTATCCAAACAAGAAGATATTCTCGCGCACCGCCTTGTTCAGGATATCCACAAGTTGACAATGATGTGTGCGAAATAAACTGAATAAACAATGAAACGAACcagaacggacggacggacgggcagactgacggacggactgacggacggaccgacGGGCAGATTGAGGGACGGACCGATCGATGGACGGACGGAgggacggggggagggggggggggggcggcgggaggggggggggtggcgttaCGGGTAACGGCCCTCCTGATCCGGTCCTGCAGGGTATTCCTTCAACCCTCTGCACAAGAGGAATCTATTCGGATACAGACtgaaggacggacggactgacggacggactgatggactgacagacagactgtcggacggaccgtatggacggacatacggacggactaaaaggacgaaggaacgaataaacgaaggaaataacgaaggtcggaacgaaagagcgaacgaaccaacccacgaatgaacgaacgaacgaacgaacgaacgagcaaacaaacaaacaaacaaacaaacaaataaacaagcaaacaataaacaataattgtGTGCAATCTGGCCCATTTTCAGGGCATTTGTCAAACGTTTGGAGGAGGTCCACAGTTAGgcctgggtgggggggggggggttgtcccaCCAACAGgaatccccccccctctcccctgtcAGTATTGGGCCCTGCACAAGAGGAATTTATTGATACGGACTGAACTTGAAGAACGGATTGACTGACGGaccgacggacggacggactgacggacgtactgaaggactgtcggacgaactgtcgaacgaacgaacgaacgaacgaacgaacaaacgaacgaacgaactgacgaacgaacaaactgacgaacgaacaaacaaacgaacaaattagcaaatgaatacatacattcgcagaaagaaaaaggcaaaaggtacatttgtggagtcagtaaggggggtgggtggcgggcttccggaacccaggaaccttGGGAATCCCCCCTGgcctagaacacacacacactgatcgacCATATGGCGATAACTTCTTCTTGAGGAGCCAAATTCACTATTATAAACAAAGTGGTCTGTTACTCTTATCGGGGCCTGGAATCTTTTCGCGGCATGCGTCTTGGACAACCCGATAGCGGCAAGCCCCCAGCCCCCACCGACCGTCGGCGCGCTGTGTTTATGTTACACTAGGCCTTGGCAGAAACAAGATGGGTTAAAATCTAACAGGCCCCTGatcttaagacttttttttaattgaaataaAATCGAATTCATTAATATTATGTTGTCTGTGCGCTCGTCTTTACTCATACACTCACAGGTTTCGTACCAGTGTaacatatccccccccccccccccccccagcttaaAACTCTTTGTTTGGCGACTTACTACTGCAGAACTTAAAACTGTTAACCCTCTAGAACCTGCTCATGCTAGCAGCGTTTCTAAACTTGTTTTTTGTGATGTTTGGTAATTCATTATCTCCAGGCAAATATATGCACTTTTATACAGCCGCGAAGTGTGTTACGAAGtggtgtgtgttgcgtgtgccTATGCACACTAGCTTGGCTGAGGAGGGTGGAAAGCCATGCAGCTCAGAATCAGATACCGATCAAAGTCACTGTGAAACCTGCGATGAGACCCTCTTTAAAACACATCTCCATAATCCCGTAACTACAATATTCCTACAAAACGCAAAAGGGTTACTGGGTTGGTTGTTTCCAGAAGTTAATTTTAACCTCAAAGAGCAACAGTTTCTAATCATTGTACGCATCACGTTGGTCTGCAATTTAGACTGCTTTGTGATCTTCGCAGGTTTCACTATCTCCTTTGGAATTGGGTCTGTTCCACTGAGCTGTAAGGCCGAAATCCTCAGTTTCATTCCTTTGGATAGCACGTTACTGAGCTCAACAAGTACTGTTTTGTGAAAGAGACTGATCAACCAGAACGGATACTACCACCTTTGAAAATGTAAGTCTATCTATGTTTTTCATTCGAGATTATAACATTGAAAAGTAAACAACAAACACTGTATACATTCATGTATTTTGAGTACTACCAAGTACTGTGTTGTTGACTGAGTAACTTGAAGCTTGTTAATATTAACAAGTGAACAATTTACATTTAGAAATAATATACATAGTACCTAATCACTGCTGTAGTTCCACTttcatatcacacacacacacacattgacataaacacagaaacacacgtGTATGTCCTTTTCGCTAGTTCCttagtacatgtattatatacatgtacaaaatacacagacacactgaacCTCATtatacacataattatacatacTGTCATGTTCCACAAAACCGGCACATAAAGCATATGTAAAAATTTAACCACATTAACTGCATatgaaaatgaacaaaatgtatCATGCATCAACAatcttcaaaacaaaaatatgtctAGGATACACAAAGCACTCTCAGTATTTAAGgctttaatttatttatttagctGTTGTTTAACAGTTTAACGTCTAGCCGACTACAAGGAGCCATATATATCTAGACGGGAAAaattgtaagggggggggggggggggggtgatggagggccacttgtcaagcgattcatGTTTACAattgcactaacccattacttgtttcccagcaggctttagtaaaactaaattaatacctaccagtttccagtatagGCTTaactatctactgctggacttacatcagaacactgaCAGATTAAACTAACCAAGAATCGCAACAAGCGGCAAAataagagatttttggaaaaaaaatacaggtgaatgagcaagaaggcagaaaaaataaaagaatttacgaagaaaaagagagcatgacaggaaagattAACCAAACATCTACCAAatagcaaactagaaagctcctgtgGTTCCAagaacaggaggggcctttaatttcacaagccgcagtgccccactgcagGTATTCAAGGCTTTAAGCTGAGTGGACAACAAAGGAATTTCAAGACAAATGTAAATGTTGCAACTCTCTCGAATAACTTTCCATGATAACATGATCACATGTTGGTAACTTGAAATTTCTTTCGAGATAATACAgtatttgtattgtattgtattgctttAGAGGCTTTGTAAGACCTTTCAATCCTGTCTAGTATTACTCATGACAACAATAGCAAAGAAAGTGACTCCATTAAATTGTCAGTAAATCTGTAATTTAGTGATATTAATGAGTCACTCTTTTACTTTTAGTCATATAAACACACAGTGATATGTTCAAAATAATCTACTTGTGATAAATAATTATGTAAATAAGACTATTGTTTGTGTCCAAGATGGAGGGCAAGAGAATCCGCAAGAAACCAAATTGGATGGCGGAGTACGAGTGTGGAGGGGAAATCAGTAAAATCTCAAAACATGACAAGGTGAAATACAAAAAAATTTTCACataaaaatgtgtgtttttttatcaTGTTTTCGTGTATGTAATGATACTATTGTAAGCCATCCACATGAAAATGAGCATAAACagcacatacatgtattataccGTAAAATGTATAATAATGCTGTTTATCATGACCCACTACACCAAATGAAACATGATGAATTAAAGCCTCTCTTCACCCATTACCACCTGAATCGCCCACCTGAGCCTGACAGGTGCTCTTTGTTGTATTATAAATTGTATAACTGCTGAATAGTGTGCCGTGTAATAATTCTTTTGCTTTCAATAGTTAAAAGGCTGTTTAGCGGACAATTTCAGTCAATCCAGCGGATACAAGAGGCACTGCCAAGCCACCTCAGTAGGGCACCCAAAAGGAACAATTTTTGGGAGGTCACAAATGTCATCAGGTGGTAAAGGTTTTTCCATGTGAAGGGCTGTTGGAAGTTGTTTTGGGGCTGTTCAAAACCTAGACATTCATATTTAAAATGTTATTTTCATCTAGATGTTCCATAATCAATTACTTGGAATCTGGAGGGATTTGAATCGCACCAGTTTGTAGAACACTTAGTTTTTAGACACTGATACAGCTGGATAAGTCTTAAACAACTTAATTTACCTCAAAATCAGAATTTAAAGAGCTTGCCTTAAAACAcgttttaaattttgtttgcaGAACAAGCTGTGGAAAATTGAGGACGTCCTCCAACAGACGGAAGAGGAAGTGTTGGTGAGATGGAAGGACTGGGATGGGCCCTGTGAATGGGTAAAGCTTCGGTGCAACCCGGAGCTTAAAGCCTTTTTGCACTGCAACAGGGCAAATCCCTTGTCCTGTACAGTAAACAGGACCAGGATCGAGGGCACTACCCAAGAAGCTGCCAAAGGACTGGATGACAGCATAATTGTCATCCGGTCACTTATCTTTGATCAGCTGGGTGGGGCCCGATACACCCCAGAAGGCAACACTGGCTTTCAAAAGAGTCAGTGTATCCGTGCCCTTTGGGGTTGAAGCCTGGAAAAAGCATTTCTGTCCACTTCTCAGGACAGAAGCAGCTGTGACCACAGATACTGTGGTCACAGTTACAGCCTTATCAGATGTCTTGGGGAGGGGATGGGACTGCAGGTCCTACAAAACCTCTACCGAGACATACGTCTCGAAAATGGATGGGGTGAGGGTGATGTGGGGTTTTAAACCCCGCATCAACTTCAACCATGGCACGTGCCTAAGGTAAAATGCACAATTTGATTGAAGATAGTTTACAGTGCATGTTTAGCAAACAATAGTTGTACTTCATACAAACAAATGCATGATCAATACATTACAGTATAGGCCGGTTATAAGAAAGCCGGATATAAGAAAGTCCGGATATAAGAAAGGGGCAAGCAGGGTCCCGGCAGAActactctttgttattacttagCATTTTTTGGATATAAGAAAGCCGGATATAAGAAAGTCCGGATATAAGAAAGCAAATGTCGGGTCCCGATCAGCACAAAATATGTTGTTACAAGACCGGATATAAGAAAGTGTGGATTTAAGAAAGGGGCAGGCATCGTCCCGTCAGAGCTACTCTTTGTTATTATTTATAATTTTCCGATTGAAGACCGGATATAGAAAAGTCCGATTTTAAGAAATCTTTGGTCCCAAGCAGCACAAATGTGTTGTTGCAAGACCGGTTATAAGAAAACTGAAAGTAGACCCATGCAAGTGCGGTGAGAGTAAtttcctccctccccctttccttTTACACTTttgttcctcttcttcttgtccctcttcctctctttccCCACCGTCCCCTTGTCCTCCTGCTTTCCCTTCTCTTCCTCCCTCattttcctcttcttcctcctcctcttcattccccttctcctcttcttctttttcaccCCTCctctttttctcctttttcttctcttcctcctcctcttcttctcctCCACGTCttcttcgcccccccccccccccttcctatTGTCCTCCTTCCTGTTCCCCTCCTtgtcctcttcctcctcctcctctccacCTCTTCCCTCTCTAACACTTTgtcctccttctcctcttcttcGTTCCTCCCCCTTCTTCCTTTTCCAattacttttcttctttttttcccctgttttatttttccttctttttcttctttcctcccctctttttcttcctgttcCCTTTCTTTTTATTAGGCCCcaacctcctccccccccccccccctcttcctcttctttcgCCCTTCCCGCTCTCTTCTTCCTTTCCCTTTTCTTCCCCCTCTCCCTTTTCCTGCTCTtcaccttttcttcttcttcctttttctcCTTCCACTTTCCCCTTGTCATTCACAATCCCCttattcttctccttctcctccttcttctttttcttcttcttcctcttatttttcctcctcctcttccttcctTATAAGCGATTATTCGGATACAGTAAAAACCGGATATAGTGAAGAAAAAGTTGGTCCCGACAACTTCACTAAATCCGATTTGCTGTACGTGTACTGCTTTCCACTTGTTATTCACAAACCTTTTCTTCTAACTAGGATAAGTagcaaaacatttaaacaaaaaacaaaaacaaaccctaaacaaacaaaaaaacatcatGCATGATGTATGGAATAAAACTACGTGACCGGATATAAGAAAGTCGATCCTAAACATTTTCTTATATCCGGTTAACCTGATATAGTGAAGACCGGATATAAGAAAGTCAAAAAGTGGGTCCCGACGACTTTCTTATATCCGGTCCCGACGACTTTCTTATATCCGGTCTCGACTGTACTACGTAGCAGTAGGTAATGCATATAAATGATTGATTGGACTTTGTGCTATTTCCAGATGCACCTGGCCAGATCAAGAGGACAGCCGACCAGAGCAGTGCAATGCGGCTGAAGAGGTGGTACCAGGGTTACCGCAGCTGACCCTGGTATTCACTAGAAAGCGGAGGAATAGAGTTCTTTTTAATATACACGGTAAATACATGTATCCATGCTTCATATTGTTAGCAAACACTGAACTCACCCTTCCATCATGTATGTTCATAGCTTTAAAGAGGGACACATAAACATTTTACAGAGTAGTATCGATCCAAATGCTGCAGAGATTGGACGCAATAAAGCCacccaaaacacacatacagtgagGTCCACATAGATCAAACACTGATAACACAAATTATTGGCCAGCACAAAATAATGTTCTGGTCCCTTCATATTTCTCTCATTAGGAGTAATCACAAAGAAACTAGAGTAGTTCTTAACATCACAGCTGTCTTGATCAATACCTTCACATACAGCACTGGAGTCCACTTAGCTCAAACTCTGATAACACAACTTATTGGTTAGCACAAAACAATATTCTGGTCCCAGTTGTGGTTTTTCTTCAGCAAAGTGTGTTTAGTTCAAAAGGAAATCCTGATCCCTTCAGATTCGTCTTATTCCACTGTATGGCCTAGAAAATGAATTCCTGTTGACTGCAAAAGTCACGTCTCAGCCGGCAACACGTTCGCTGAAAATAAAGTTTCAATCATAATTAAAAGCTAATGGTCACAAACATGACAAATCATTATTATGTATTGCTGTtcatgaaaaaataaataattgatTGACAAAATATGATTAAATTTATTTTTGGTGTGTCACATCTTTGATCATGGCGTGGCCCGTAATCCTGGGCATGAATAACATTTAAACTAGATTTGACATAGATTTGATATTGAAAGGAATAGCACCTATTTAAGTTGGAGTATGTTTGTTAGGAAATACACACTTGTATAACAAAATTCAACTTACCAGGTGGAAGGCAAGCCACGAAATGGTTTGGTGACCAGCTAATGGGGGGTTCTCTGTTTCCTTGGGTGTGGGTCCACAAGATTGGGAAGGGGATGGGGTTGGTCACAACCCCTCTTGGACTCAGCATTCTGTGTAGATGTTCACGGATGTTGATGCCTCGTCCAGGAGGGTACACTGAGAGGATGGGCCTCTGCAGAACACTGGCCAGTGCGTGCAGCTGCCACATCCCCATGTCCCGGCTCCTTTTCCTCACGTCCAGTACCTCCATGTCAAAGATGGTGGATGCCAACTGCTGGCCTCTGTGTTCAGGGAAGAGGCCAGAGTATGACATGTATGCCATGGAGATGCTGGAGGATGGTGAGCTGGTTAAGCCCCTGGACAAGAACTCGTCACTTAGGTACAGATGCTTGTATGAAACTAGTTCTGCCACCACACGCACGCGGATCTCATCATGGAGCTCCTGCGTGCCAAATGCAGCCAGCGAGCCACACCTGGGTAGACAGTTGCCATCAGCCTTGATGACAACTGGAATGGCGTTTGGCCCATCACTTGGGTAGAGTGGCGTTGACAAGGGGTCAGCAGGTTGTGGGCTAATGGTAGCCATTGAGGGGATTGGGAACTGCTTCAGAAGCACATTTACTTCAGTGGCGATAACGTGACTCAGCTGCTCCATGTTCCCAGTGGCTACCATTCTGTCCAAGATGTTGCTGAACAGATCCTTCCGCTCTGCCAAGGGAGTGAGTTTTGGTGCTGGCTGTGTGGGTTCAGGAGCTCGAGCTGACGGGGTGGGAACTGGTGCTGGTCGGGTGGGTTCAGATGCTGACCGGGTGGGCTTTTGGTCTGATGGGGTAGTTTCAGTTGAAGGTGGATGGGGTATGGAACCCGATTGCTGCCTTGTGAACGCTGGGATGCTTCCAGAATCACCTGCAGTAAAAAGTTTGGTCTGTACTCACACTTGCAGCAACTTTCAGTTGATGCAATATATCTACATGTATTGTTATATATGACATGAACCAAAGGGGGaaatattttctttgttttagcAAAAGAACAAGAAAGTGTAGGTCCCACAGACAACCACACTGCTGGAGCTGCCACTGACGACACAAGCATGTAAGTATTTGAGAATACAAACATACCTGGTTGTGCAAGCTTTCTTCGCTTCCCCTTCTCGGGCTTGGGGGTTGACACAGGGTGGACATCGAAATAAAGGAGCAGATTCTCCCTTTCCATAATCTGAAAAATAGTCCAGTTTAACTCACATTTGTAAAATTACAAGTACAATGTAGTCAATTTTGCTGGGCTTGGGACAGACTCTTTTCTTCTATGACTGTAATGTTAAGGTGTCAACAAGCCTCTTGCTTACATATGCTAACCTGGGATAGAGAATGAGAAACATGGTgcgcagcacacacacacacacacacacacataaaaagtcgaatgttattatataagcCTACTTTAGtaatatgaacagaaaaacttgCGTCTAGgatcaaaacaaatgagacacaTAAAATAGAAATGAAATTTTGCAAGACTAAAAAAAAGATCAAAACAAAGTGTACACATTTCCAGCCTTACCTGCGTAACCATAGACTTTGATTTGGCATTCCCTCCATCCCTGTTGGTGGCGTTGAAATAAGCCAGGCGATTGTCGTAATTTTTACGTTCCACCTGGCTTACCCCTATATCCGGGAGGTAGCGGAATGCCATCAGCGCCTGAGGCACGTGGTAAACAAGCGCTGAAAAATTAAGGAAAAGGTGTTTTTAAAAAGAAACCAAAAATAGGTgaaaggaaaatgtacaaaaagaTGTATAACAAGACATTTACATCCAAAAATAGAGAAGTTGAGCATTAAGTGGTATTCACATTCTTATTTGTTTTCGTAATGTATTAATGCGTGATTTGTGTGCGATAAGAATACGAATAACAACCTTTGAGAACTCCTTTGAGCGCCAATACGAACTCTTTTGACAGTGAACCTATTAGTCGGCAGAGTTGAGGTTCTTTAACAGGTGCTCATCAATCATAGATCAAACATCATCGGAAAAACTGAATAAAAACATCACCTACATCTCCATTGAATTATTTGGACACTTCAAATGCACTATCATGTTGAAGAGAAAgaaattttgaaaaagaaagCATGTTATAGGTGAAAAAAAACTACATACCATTCTCGACTCTATCTCGGAAGCTCGtacatgtattgtattgttaGAAGTGCACAAACTGCTGACGTCACAGGGGAATTCCCGAGAAAAATAGTCCGGATATGAATAAGAATGCGAATACCTCTTAACGCTCAACCTCACTAATATGAATTAAATAACGTTGTATTCCTTAATAATTTGCTTTGTCACTTTCTTGTATGCATGTGAAATAAGCTTAAATTCAAGCATCAAAAATGTTTTTACCATGGATGTAAGGAATTACATCCTCATCAAAAGTGCAAGTCCTGAAATCTCTGGCCCACTGCCGTGCATCCTCCTTGAATTTGTGGACTGATTGCTTATGATCTTTTTCACTTTCAGGAAGGGTCTTGACTGCTGACATCAAGGAAGAGAACTGATCCCACACGTCCTGCAGCCGAAGAACGTCTACAGATCTGTGGCCTGGGGGGACTGCAGGGTCAGCCTCTTCCTCACCATCCGAAAACTCGAAAATGTCCCTTCGCTGGCTGGTTGGAACAGGGATCTACAAAAAATGTATTAAGAGAAGCATAAGTTTGCAATACATTAGGTTAATCTATGTTACATAACTGAATATTATCACATGAAACTTGTTCAAAACCACTTTATTATCTGAAGAGCTTTTTGCCACTCATTGTCCATTAATTTATTTTGAACATTAAAATGAAACGGATAAATGTGAGTGTACTGAAGCAGCTTGAACTGGTTTACCTTTTCTCCAGGTTGCAAACTTTCTCTCAAGCGTTGCTGAAGAAGGATCTTCGTCCCTTTCTTGCTTAGTCCCCGTTTTGTCAGCTCTGCCTTCAGATCACATACTTTGAGCTTGTCCAGGTCATGGGAGATGACTATTTGACCTAAGCCAAAAATGTTGTGTATCTTGAGGTTTTCCAAGATTTTTTGCAAGGTGTCGCctgttttaacaaaaaaaatctaACTGTCAACAGTTTTCCGCATTTTGTAATTTCTTAGGCTTTCTGTTTGAAGCAATGAAAAGtaaagaaataaaaaatcatgaacacaaacaacaaaatattgaTTTGTTGCTGTTCCTTTAAGAGTAGTCTAATGTTACTAATAAGTCATGCAATAGGAGTAAAACATTTTCTCACCTGAGGGTTGTGTCCATTTGGAGATCTTGCCATTTTGGTCATCACCCTGTTCTTCGAAGAACTGGAAGGCCACACCTATCCTCTTCATCTCcgctgtcactttgtccttcaGCTTGAGTAGAATGGCCCAGGTCACCAGCTGTATCAATAACAGAAGAACTACATTGATTAAAATACACGAAGCTTAAAAGCTGTAATCACTACGGAAGAAAGCCTAAACTAAAAACATCAATAATAAATACATTTAAATACTGTATATTACTTCCACAATGAAGATATGAgataaaacacaaacacattaaaGCTACAGACATCTAGGGACCAAGATTACTGCCTCTGGCAAGAAAAATAGAAAAGAGCTTACTTACATCATTATTTATATATTGCTTGGAATTGGCTGCAAAGCttaattgaaaaaaaagaagaaaaaagcagcaaataaTACCTGATTCACCATTTTGCTGGTGATACGGATCCTCAAGTGCAGGTCATCTGGAATCATCTTGTCATAGGGAATGAAGCTGATGAGGTCTTGGTTGTTGTAGCCTTCTCGGCCATCTTCATTCCCTGATGCCAGGCATGCAAGCTGA
This region of Littorina saxatilis isolate snail1 linkage group LG8, US_GU_Lsax_2.0, whole genome shotgun sequence genomic DNA includes:
- the LOC138974095 gene encoding uncharacterized protein yields the protein MTWTSSNQRRDIFEFSDGEEEADPAVPPGHRSVDVLRLQDVWDQFSSLMSAVKTLPESEKDHKQSVHKFKEDARQWARDFRTCTFDEDVIPYIHALVYHVPQALMAFRYLPDIGVSQVERKNYDNRLAYFNATNRDGGNAKSKSMVTQIMERENLLLYFDVHPVSTPKPEKGKRRKLAQPGDSGSIPAFTRQQSGSIPHPPSTETTPSDQKPTRSASEPTRPAPVPTPSARAPEPTQPAPKLTPLAERKDLFSNILDRMVATGNMEQLSHVIATEVNVLLKQFPIPSMATISPQPADPLSTPLYPSDGPNAIPVVIKADGNCLPRCGSLAAFGTQELHDEIRVRVVAELVSYKHLYLSDEFLSRGLTSSPSSSISMAYMSYSGLFPEHRGQQLASTIFDMEVLDVRKRSRDMGMWQLHALASVLQRPILSVYPPGRGINIREHLHRMLSPRGVVTNPIPFPILWTHTQGNREPPISWSPNHFVACLPPANVLPAET
- the LOC138972899 gene encoding uncharacterized protein — encoded protein: MDQLACLASGNEDGREGYNNQDLISFIPYDKMIPDDLHLRIRITSKMVNQLVTWAILLKLKDKVTAEMKRIGVAFQFFEEQGDDQNGKISKWTQPSGEKMFYSYCMTY